From the genome of Azospirillum brasilense, one region includes:
- the murG gene encoding undecaprenyldiphospho-muramoylpentapeptide beta-N-acetylglucosaminyltransferase produces the protein MADTTQRPIILAAGGTGGHFFPAEALARELLARGEAVALVTDKRGQAFGDSLPEVTVHRIRSAAPGGNLLAKMNAAWQMGLGLLGANALMRHLKPAAVVGFGGYPSVPTVYAAAQGRVPVMLHEQNAVLGRANRMLAAAARRIAVAFPEVTSVKEEHRPRLVCTGNPVRPAIAAQRDAAYAVPAPGGLVRILVMGGSQGARVFSEVIPEALGRLPTDLRARIHLAQQCRPEDLEAARAAYSNMGLGGLELESFFRDVPDRLAACHLAITRAGASTIAELTCIGRPAILVPYPHAMDDHQTANARQLAAAGAAWLMAQPDFTADTLAARLTALLESPDALTTAAQAAHGWGMADAARRLADAVLDMIANPNHARTKEAAE, from the coding sequence ATGGCCGACACCACGCAACGTCCCATCATCCTCGCCGCCGGCGGCACCGGCGGACACTTCTTCCCGGCGGAGGCGCTGGCGCGCGAGCTGCTGGCCCGCGGCGAGGCGGTGGCGCTGGTCACCGACAAGCGCGGCCAGGCCTTCGGCGACAGCCTGCCGGAGGTGACGGTCCACCGCATCCGCTCCGCCGCCCCCGGCGGCAACCTGCTGGCCAAGATGAACGCGGCGTGGCAGATGGGCCTCGGCCTGCTCGGCGCCAACGCGCTGATGCGCCACCTGAAGCCGGCGGCCGTCGTCGGCTTCGGCGGCTACCCCTCCGTTCCCACGGTCTACGCTGCCGCGCAGGGCCGCGTGCCGGTGATGCTGCACGAGCAGAACGCCGTGCTCGGCCGTGCCAACCGGATGCTCGCCGCCGCGGCGCGGCGCATCGCCGTCGCCTTCCCCGAGGTCACCTCGGTGAAGGAGGAGCACCGTCCGCGCCTCGTCTGCACCGGCAACCCGGTCCGCCCCGCCATCGCCGCCCAGCGCGACGCCGCCTACGCCGTTCCCGCCCCCGGCGGCCTCGTCCGCATCCTGGTGATGGGTGGCAGCCAGGGCGCCCGCGTCTTCTCCGAAGTCATCCCCGAGGCGCTGGGCCGGTTGCCCACCGACCTGCGCGCCCGCATCCATCTGGCGCAGCAGTGCCGGCCCGAGGATCTGGAGGCCGCGCGCGCCGCCTACTCCAACATGGGCCTCGGCGGGCTGGAGCTGGAGAGCTTCTTCCGCGACGTGCCGGACCGGCTGGCCGCCTGCCACCTCGCCATCACGCGGGCCGGCGCCTCGACCATCGCCGAACTGACCTGCATCGGGCGCCCGGCCATTCTTGTGCCATATCCCCATGCCATGGACGACCACCAGACGGCCAACGCGCGGCAGCTCGCCGCCGCCGGGGCCGCCTGGTTGATGGCGCAGCCGGACTTCACCGCCGACACGCTCGCCGCCCGCCTGACGGCGCTGCTGGAGTCGCCCGACGCGCTGACCACCGCGGCGCAGGCCGCC
- the ftsW gene encoding putative lipid II flippase FtsW, whose amino-acid sequence MMTFDRTDQSIFGRWWWTVDRWQLAALAVLMALGTVLITAASPPVAERIGIQDTFYFVERHLMMLIPSVAIMCGVSLLSPRGVRRAALVVFLIAVAMVYATLVVGVEIKGARRWIHIPGLSIQPSEFVKPAFAVVGAWLFSLSRTNPGFPGTILSILLYGLTVGGLLLQPDLGMTVVVSAVWFSQFFLAGLNIMLVGGLGVLGVAGLVGAYFTLPHVHSRINRFLDPSSGDTYQVSRSLEAFANGGLMGTGPGQGTVKYSLPDSHADFIFAVAGEEMGLIFCLIIIILFAFIVLRGFARVFNDTNYFVLLAASGLLIQFGLQAAINMGSALHLMPTKGMTLPFISYGGSSLLALGFGMGMVLALTRKRFGPAE is encoded by the coding sequence ATGATGACCTTCGACCGCACCGACCAATCCATCTTCGGCCGCTGGTGGTGGACGGTGGACCGCTGGCAGCTCGCCGCACTGGCAGTGCTGATGGCGCTCGGCACGGTCCTGATCACCGCGGCCAGCCCGCCGGTGGCGGAGCGCATCGGCATCCAGGACACCTTCTACTTCGTCGAACGCCACCTGATGATGCTGATCCCCAGCGTCGCCATCATGTGCGGCGTCTCGCTGCTCAGCCCGCGCGGCGTACGGCGGGCGGCGCTGGTGGTCTTCCTGATCGCGGTGGCGATGGTCTACGCGACGCTGGTCGTCGGCGTGGAGATCAAGGGCGCGCGGCGCTGGATCCATATCCCCGGCCTGTCGATCCAGCCATCGGAGTTCGTGAAGCCGGCCTTCGCGGTGGTCGGGGCGTGGCTGTTCTCGCTGTCGCGCACCAACCCCGGCTTCCCCGGCACGATCCTGTCGATCCTGCTCTACGGCCTGACCGTCGGCGGCCTGCTGCTCCAGCCCGACCTGGGCATGACGGTGGTGGTGTCGGCGGTGTGGTTCTCGCAGTTCTTCCTGGCAGGTCTGAACATCATGCTGGTCGGCGGGCTCGGCGTGCTGGGCGTCGCCGGCCTCGTCGGCGCCTACTTCACGCTGCCGCACGTCCACAGCCGCATCAACCGCTTCCTCGACCCGTCGAGCGGCGACACCTATCAGGTCAGCCGCTCGCTGGAGGCCTTCGCCAACGGCGGGCTGATGGGCACCGGCCCCGGCCAGGGAACGGTGAAATACTCGCTGCCGGACAGCCACGCCGACTTCATCTTCGCCGTCGCCGGCGAGGAGATGGGGCTGATCTTCTGCCTGATCATCATCATCCTGTTCGCCTTCATCGTGCTGCGCGGCTTCGCGCGGGTGTTCAACGACACCAACTACTTCGTGCTGCTGGCGGCGAGCGGCCTGCTGATCCAGTTCGGCCTGCAGGCGGCGATCAACATGGGCTCCGCCCTGCATCTGATGCCGACCAAGGGCATGACGCTGCCCTTCATCTCCTACGGCGGCTCCTCGCTGCTGGCGCTGGGCTTCGGCATGGGGATGGTGCTGGCGCTGACCCGCAAGCGCTTCGGCCCGGCGGAGTGA
- the murD gene encoding UDP-N-acetylmuramoyl-L-alanine--D-glutamate ligase encodes MINLFYMEGLPVAVMGLGKSGLATAEALTQSGADVWVWDDNESSRAAALSKGYKVVDLTTADLTELTTIVWSPGIPHTHPKPHPVALRARAANIELVCDIELLARSERDSAYIGITGTNGKSTTTTLIGHVMEAAGRRIAVGGNLGTPALTFPSVGAGGSYVLEMSSYQLELTYSITFDVAVLLNITPDHLARHGGMDGYVAAKKLIFHRQTKPRTAVIGVDDPTCRAIWEELKAKGDQVIWPVSALGPVPGGVYAENGWLVDDTFGTAERVAELAAFPALLGTHNWQNAAAAYAACKAAGVPTPAIVAAMTTFPGLAHRQQLVRTIDGVRFVNDSKATNADATEKALATFDPIYWILGGQAKETGLDGLEAYAPRVRHAFLIGEASDRFAVWLEANKVPHTRCGTLDVAVNAAAELALAEALPGACVLLSPACASWDQFANFEKRGEAFAEAVNRLEGNAVPGDRA; translated from the coding sequence ATGATCAACCTGTTCTACATGGAAGGACTGCCGGTGGCGGTCATGGGGCTGGGCAAGTCGGGCCTCGCCACGGCGGAGGCGCTGACCCAAAGCGGCGCCGACGTGTGGGTGTGGGACGACAACGAGTCCAGCCGCGCCGCCGCGCTGAGCAAGGGCTACAAGGTCGTCGACCTGACCACGGCGGACCTGACCGAGCTGACCACCATCGTCTGGTCGCCGGGCATCCCGCACACCCACCCGAAGCCCCATCCAGTGGCCCTGCGCGCCCGCGCCGCGAACATCGAGCTGGTCTGCGACATCGAGCTGCTGGCCCGGTCGGAGCGTGATTCGGCCTACATCGGCATCACCGGCACCAACGGCAAGTCCACCACCACCACCCTGATCGGCCATGTGATGGAAGCCGCCGGGCGGCGCATCGCGGTCGGCGGCAACCTGGGCACCCCGGCGCTGACCTTCCCCTCCGTGGGGGCCGGCGGCAGCTACGTGCTGGAGATGTCGAGCTACCAGCTTGAGCTGACCTACTCGATCACCTTCGACGTGGCGGTGCTGCTCAACATCACCCCGGACCATCTGGCCCGCCATGGCGGCATGGACGGCTACGTCGCCGCCAAGAAACTGATCTTCCACCGCCAGACCAAGCCGCGCACCGCGGTGATCGGCGTGGACGACCCGACCTGTCGGGCGATCTGGGAGGAGCTGAAGGCCAAGGGCGACCAGGTGATCTGGCCGGTCTCCGCCCTGGGTCCGGTGCCCGGCGGCGTCTACGCCGAGAACGGCTGGCTGGTCGACGACACCTTCGGCACCGCGGAGCGCGTGGCCGAGTTGGCCGCCTTCCCGGCGCTGCTCGGAACGCACAACTGGCAGAACGCCGCCGCGGCCTATGCCGCCTGCAAAGCGGCGGGCGTGCCGACCCCGGCCATTGTCGCCGCCATGACCACCTTCCCCGGCCTCGCCCACCGCCAGCAGCTGGTGCGGACCATCGACGGCGTGCGCTTCGTCAACGACAGCAAGGCGACCAACGCCGACGCGACGGAGAAGGCGCTGGCGACCTTCGACCCGATCTACTGGATTCTCGGCGGACAGGCGAAGGAGACCGGGCTGGACGGGCTGGAGGCCTACGCGCCGCGCGTCCGCCACGCCTTCCTGATCGGCGAGGCGTCGGACCGCTTCGCGGTGTGGCTGGAGGCCAACAAGGTTCCGCACACCCGCTGCGGCACGCTGGACGTGGCGGTCAACGCCGCGGCAGAGCTGGCGCTGGCCGAGGCGCTGCCCGGCGCCTGCGTGCTGCTGTCGCCGGCCTGCGCCTCCTGGGACCAGTTCGCGAATTTCGAGAAACGCGGCGAGGCCTTCGCCGAAGCCGTGAATCGTCTCGAAGGCAACGCCGTTCCGGGGGACCGCGCCTGA
- the mraY gene encoding phospho-N-acetylmuramoyl-pentapeptide-transferase, with protein sequence MLYNLLFPLADVFTPFNLFRYLTFRTGGAVLTALVISFVFFPRLIAWLKRKQGEGQPIRSDGPESHMKKKGTPTMGGLMILIAVSISTLLWVDLTNAYTWIVLLVTIGYGLIGFGDDYLKLTKRNTKGLSGRFRLTWEIIIGVSAAAAIMYVSAPPLSGGLAVPFVKDFLIQLSWFFIPVGAFVMVGASNAVNLTDGLDGLAIVPTMIAAGCFGLIAYLTGNAIFANYLQIHHVPGAGELAVFCGALVGAGIGFLWYNAPPAMVFMGDTGSLALGGALGAVSVVTKHEIVLAIIGGLFVLETVSVIVQVASFKLTGKRVFRMAPLHHHFEKKGWAESTVVIRFWIIASILALVGLSTLKLR encoded by the coding sequence ATGCTCTACAACCTGCTCTTTCCCCTGGCGGACGTCTTCACGCCGTTCAACCTGTTCCGGTATCTGACCTTCCGGACGGGAGGCGCGGTGCTGACGGCGCTCGTCATCAGCTTCGTGTTCTTTCCGCGCCTGATCGCGTGGCTGAAACGCAAGCAGGGCGAGGGCCAGCCGATCCGCTCCGACGGGCCGGAAAGCCATATGAAGAAGAAGGGCACGCCCACCATGGGCGGCCTGATGATCCTGATCGCCGTGTCGATCAGCACGCTGCTGTGGGTCGATCTGACCAACGCCTACACCTGGATCGTGCTGCTGGTGACGATCGGCTACGGGCTGATCGGCTTCGGCGACGACTATCTGAAGCTGACCAAGCGCAACACCAAGGGCCTGTCGGGCCGCTTCCGCCTGACCTGGGAGATCATCATCGGTGTCTCCGCCGCCGCCGCCATCATGTATGTGTCGGCGCCGCCCCTGTCCGGTGGTCTGGCCGTGCCCTTCGTCAAGGATTTCCTGATCCAGCTCTCCTGGTTCTTCATCCCCGTCGGCGCCTTCGTCATGGTCGGCGCGTCGAACGCGGTGAACCTGACCGACGGGCTGGACGGGCTGGCCATCGTGCCGACGATGATCGCGGCGGGCTGCTTCGGCCTGATCGCCTACCTGACCGGCAACGCGATCTTCGCCAACTACCTTCAGATCCACCATGTGCCCGGTGCTGGTGAGCTTGCCGTTTTCTGCGGGGCTCTGGTCGGTGCGGGGATCGGTTTCCTCTGGTACAACGCGCCCCCCGCCATGGTCTTCATGGGCGACACCGGCTCGCTGGCCCTCGGCGGCGCGCTGGGAGCCGTCAGCGTGGTCACCAAGCACGAGATCGTGCTGGCGATCATCGGCGGCCTGTTCGTGCTGGAGACCGTATCGGTGATCGTCCAGGTCGCCTCGTTCAAGCTGACCGGAAAGCGCGTGTTCCGCATGGCGCCCCTGCACCATCACTTCGAGAAGAAGGGATGGGCGGAGTCCACCGTGGTCATCCGCTTCTGGATCATCGCCTCCATCCTGGCCCTCGTCGGCCTGTCCACGCTGAAGCTCCGCTGA
- a CDS encoding UDP-N-acetylmuramoylalanyl-D-glutamyl-2,6-diaminopimelate--D-alanyl-D-alanine ligase, with translation MSEAKTVLWTAEDAAAATSGQATRSWAATGVSIDSRKVAPGDLFVAIKGPNFDGHDFVAKALEAGAAAALVSTVPPGVPGDASLLAVEQDTLAALGDLGHVARLRTQAKVVGVTGSVGKTSTKEALRHVLSAQGRTFATEGSLNNHWGVPLSLARMPEDSEFGVFELGMNHAGELGPLSRQVMPDVAVITTVEAAHLEFFDSVEAIADAKAEIFEGMNPNGVAVLNRDNPHFARLLAAARTQGLSRIWSFGSHADADARLVECSLHATCSAVTAVVRGERIQYSLALPGRHWVMNSLAVLLAVKALGADVAAAGRALSTIAPVKGRGTRKRVQAARGAFTLIDESYNASPAAMAATFAVLGKTDPGAGGRRLAVLGDMRELGDRADALHAALAEPLRTAHVDAVYACGPHMRALFDRLPAAMRGAWTESSAELAPILAGAVRGGDVVLIKGSLGSRMATVVDALSALDTKDSKQTEKNNNGSLPAADTDQTAAHGHKG, from the coding sequence ATGAGCGAGGCCAAGACCGTCCTGTGGACCGCCGAGGACGCCGCCGCCGCCACCAGCGGTCAGGCGACGCGCTCCTGGGCGGCGACCGGGGTGAGCATCGACAGCCGCAAGGTGGCGCCGGGCGACCTGTTCGTCGCCATCAAGGGGCCGAACTTCGACGGGCACGACTTCGTGGCGAAGGCGCTGGAGGCCGGCGCCGCCGCGGCGCTGGTCAGCACCGTGCCACCCGGCGTGCCCGGCGACGCCTCCCTTCTGGCGGTGGAGCAGGACACGCTGGCGGCGCTGGGCGATCTCGGCCACGTCGCGCGGCTGCGCACCCAGGCCAAGGTGGTGGGCGTCACCGGCTCGGTCGGCAAGACCAGCACCAAGGAGGCGTTGCGCCATGTCCTGTCGGCGCAGGGCCGCACCTTCGCCACCGAAGGCAGTCTGAACAACCATTGGGGCGTGCCCCTGTCGCTGGCCCGCATGCCGGAGGACAGCGAGTTCGGTGTGTTCGAGCTGGGCATGAACCACGCCGGGGAGCTTGGCCCCCTGTCGCGGCAGGTGATGCCCGACGTCGCGGTCATCACCACGGTCGAGGCCGCGCATCTGGAGTTCTTCGACTCCGTCGAGGCGATCGCCGACGCCAAAGCCGAGATCTTCGAGGGCATGAACCCCAACGGGGTCGCCGTCCTCAACCGCGACAACCCGCATTTCGCGCGGCTGCTCGCCGCCGCGCGCACCCAGGGGCTGAGCCGCATCTGGAGCTTCGGCTCCCACGCCGACGCCGACGCGCGTCTGGTGGAGTGCTCGCTGCACGCCACCTGCAGCGCCGTGACCGCGGTCGTCCGGGGCGAGCGCATCCAGTACAGCCTGGCGCTGCCCGGCCGGCATTGGGTGATGAACAGCCTCGCCGTGCTGCTGGCGGTGAAGGCGCTGGGCGCCGACGTCGCCGCCGCGGGGCGCGCGCTGTCCACCATCGCGCCGGTGAAGGGCCGCGGCACGCGCAAGCGCGTCCAGGCCGCCCGGGGCGCCTTCACCCTGATCGACGAAAGCTACAACGCCAGCCCCGCCGCCATGGCCGCGACCTTCGCGGTGCTCGGCAAGACCGACCCCGGGGCCGGCGGCCGGCGCCTCGCCGTGCTGGGCGACATGCGTGAACTGGGCGACCGCGCCGACGCCCTGCACGCCGCGCTGGCCGAACCGCTGCGCACCGCGCATGTGGACGCGGTCTACGCCTGCGGCCCGCACATGCGCGCCCTGTTCGACCGCCTGCCCGCCGCCATGCGCGGCGCCTGGACGGAGTCCAGCGCCGAGCTGGCCCCCATCCTGGCCGGTGCGGTGCGCGGCGGCGATGTGGTGCTGATCAAGGGTTCGCTGGGCAGCCGCATGGCGACGGTGGTGGACGCCCTGTCCGCCCTGGACACCAAAGACAGCAAACAAACCGAAAAGAACAACAACGGCTCCTTGCCCGCGGCTGACACGGATCAGACCGCGGCGCACGGGCACAAAGGCTGA
- a CDS encoding UDP-N-acetylmuramoyl-L-alanyl-D-glutamate--2,6-diaminopimelate ligase, with protein MPAVDVTGLTADSRAVRPGFVFAALPGAKADGRAFIADALAKGAVAVVAPIGTALPAGSTVTLVADEQPRRLFARLAAAFHGRQPDTVVAVTGTNGKTSTVQFARQMWDLMGLKAASLGTLGLIGPGLDDYGGMTTPDPVSLHRDLAAVKDKGIEHLAMEASSHGLEQFRLDGVILKAAGFTNLTRDHLDYHGTMEAYLQAKAMLFGRVLPDGGTAVLNADSGTFAELAGICSQRGHRVFGYGLAGREIRVNGVEPLAHGQRLDLTVLGRDITVDLPLAGRFQAWNVLCALGLVIGSGADRDEAMATLPRLEGVPGRLQHVATHPCGAAVYVDFAHTPDALETVLLALKQHARNRLIAVFGCGGDRDRGKRPVMGELAGRLADRAIVTDDNPRTEVPAAIRKEVLAGHPALEEIGDRREAIRAAVRSLRPGDVLVIAGKGHEHGQIVGTELLPFDDATEARAAVAEVGAA; from the coding sequence GTGCCAGCCGTCGATGTGACCGGGTTGACCGCGGACAGCCGCGCGGTCAGGCCCGGTTTCGTCTTTGCGGCCCTGCCGGGCGCGAAGGCGGACGGGCGCGCCTTCATCGCCGATGCGCTCGCCAAGGGCGCCGTCGCGGTGGTGGCGCCCATCGGGACCGCCCTGCCCGCCGGCAGCACCGTGACGCTGGTCGCGGACGAGCAGCCGCGCCGCCTCTTCGCGCGCCTCGCCGCCGCCTTCCACGGGCGCCAGCCGGACACCGTGGTCGCCGTGACGGGGACCAACGGCAAGACCTCCACCGTCCAGTTCGCCCGCCAGATGTGGGACCTGATGGGCCTGAAGGCGGCCAGCCTGGGCACGCTGGGGCTGATCGGGCCGGGGCTGGACGATTACGGCGGGATGACCACGCCGGACCCGGTGTCGCTCCACCGCGACCTCGCCGCCGTCAAGGACAAGGGGATCGAACATCTGGCGATGGAGGCGTCCAGCCACGGGCTGGAGCAGTTCCGTCTCGACGGTGTGATCCTCAAGGCCGCGGGCTTCACCAACCTGACCCGCGACCATCTGGACTACCACGGCACAATGGAGGCCTACCTCCAGGCCAAGGCAATGCTGTTCGGACGGGTGTTGCCCGATGGGGGAACCGCCGTCCTGAACGCCGACAGCGGCACCTTCGCCGAACTTGCCGGGATTTGTTCACAGCGCGGTCACCGCGTCTTCGGATACGGTCTGGCCGGTCGCGAGATCCGGGTGAACGGGGTCGAGCCGCTGGCCCACGGCCAGCGCCTGGACCTGACGGTCCTGGGCCGCGACATCACCGTGGACCTGCCGCTGGCGGGCCGCTTCCAGGCGTGGAACGTGCTGTGCGCGCTCGGCCTAGTGATCGGCTCCGGCGCGGACCGTGACGAGGCTATGGCCACCCTGCCCCGCCTGGAAGGCGTGCCGGGGCGTCTGCAGCACGTCGCCACCCACCCCTGCGGGGCGGCGGTCTATGTCGATTTCGCCCACACGCCCGACGCGCTGGAAACGGTGCTGCTGGCGCTGAAGCAGCACGCCCGGAACCGCCTGATCGCGGTGTTCGGGTGCGGCGGCGACCGCGACCGCGGGAAGCGGCCGGTGATGGGGGAGCTGGCCGGCCGTCTGGCCGACCGCGCCATCGTCACCGACGACAACCCGCGCACCGAGGTGCCGGCGGCCATCCGCAAGGAGGTCCTGGCGGGCCACCCGGCCCTGGAGGAGATCGGCGACCGGCGCGAGGCCATCCGCGCCGCCGTCCGCAGCCTTCGGCCCGGTGACGTCCTGGTCATCGCCGGCAAGGGACATGAGCATGGTCAGATCGTCGGGACGGAGCTCCTTCCTTTCGACGACGCGACCGAGGCACGAGCCGCCGTGGCGGAGGTTGGAGCAGCATGA
- a CDS encoding peptidoglycan D,D-transpeptidase FtsI family protein: MNVPPPGVDPAHGAYSVPPPASKPRTSLSVALEQSRNRLMVTAAMVAVVFSAIGVKLVDATLFNHAAEPRPRMAAEVDAPPVNRADIVDRNGNLLATSLATQSLYADPKLVSRPDEVARKLTTALPELDYKDLLTKLSGDKRFVWIKRNLTPKQQAAVFRLGLPGVYFEREERRFYPASNLTSHLVGFTGVDNNGLAGLEQQFNKRLTTDPKPLQLSIDLRLQHIMKKELQTTIEEFSAIGAAGIIYDVRNGEVMSMVSLPDFDPHNPTGLDPDTLFNRATLGVYEMGSTFKIFNTAMSLDSGKIRVSDTFDTINNIKVGRFTIREFHAFKHNLTVAEVFQESSNLGSVRMALTLGVQHQKSFMTKLGMTRPTSLELPENGWPLVPNPWREVNTMTISFGHGMSVSPMHTVNAAASIINGGVLHPPTLLKRDPEVEVPGEQVISPKTSAMMRRLFRFVVTDGTAKSANAKGYVVGGKTGTADKQKGRSYARNSRMSSFLGAFPMHDPRYIVYVLIDEPKGTKKTYGFATGGWVAAPAVGRIVKQIGPLLGVQPVDEASPEVINATYINTAGQTTPPAPPPPPAQPKGSTVASVPPAGNKPR; encoded by the coding sequence ATGAACGTTCCGCCGCCCGGCGTCGATCCCGCGCACGGCGCCTACAGCGTTCCGCCCCCGGCCTCCAAGCCGCGGACGTCGCTGTCGGTCGCGCTGGAGCAGAGCCGGAACCGGTTGATGGTGACCGCGGCCATGGTCGCCGTGGTCTTCTCCGCCATCGGCGTGAAGCTGGTGGACGCGACCCTGTTCAACCACGCGGCGGAACCGCGCCCGCGCATGGCCGCGGAGGTCGACGCCCCGCCGGTCAACCGCGCCGACATCGTGGACCGCAACGGCAACCTGCTGGCGACTTCGCTCGCCACGCAGTCGCTCTACGCCGACCCGAAGCTGGTGAGCCGCCCGGACGAAGTGGCGCGCAAGTTGACCACCGCCCTGCCGGAGCTGGACTACAAGGATCTGCTGACCAAGCTCAGCGGCGACAAGCGGTTCGTCTGGATCAAGCGCAACCTGACGCCCAAGCAGCAGGCGGCGGTGTTCCGGCTCGGCCTGCCCGGCGTCTATTTCGAACGGGAGGAGCGCCGCTTCTACCCGGCCTCCAACCTGACCTCGCATCTGGTCGGCTTCACCGGCGTGGACAACAACGGCCTCGCCGGGCTGGAGCAGCAGTTCAACAAGCGGCTGACCACCGACCCGAAGCCGCTGCAACTATCGATCGATCTGCGCCTTCAGCACATTATGAAGAAGGAATTGCAGACAACGATTGAAGAATTCAGCGCCATCGGCGCCGCCGGCATTATTTACGATGTCCGCAACGGCGAAGTCATGTCGATGGTTTCGCTACCCGACTTCGACCCGCACAACCCGACGGGACTTGACCCGGACACGCTGTTCAACCGCGCGACGCTCGGCGTGTACGAAATGGGCTCCACCTTCAAGATCTTCAACACGGCGATGTCTCTGGATTCGGGCAAGATCCGCGTGTCCGACACCTTCGACACCATCAACAACATCAAGGTCGGCCGCTTCACGATCCGCGAATTCCACGCGTTCAAACACAACCTGACCGTGGCGGAGGTATTCCAGGAATCGTCGAACCTCGGATCGGTGCGCATGGCGCTGACGCTCGGCGTGCAACACCAGAAGTCCTTCATGACCAAGCTGGGCATGACCCGCCCGACCTCGTTGGAACTGCCGGAGAACGGCTGGCCGCTGGTGCCGAATCCCTGGCGGGAGGTCAACACCATGACCATCTCCTTCGGCCACGGCATGTCGGTCAGCCCGATGCACACGGTCAACGCCGCGGCCTCGATCATCAACGGCGGCGTGCTGCACCCGCCGACCCTGCTGAAGCGCGACCCTGAGGTCGAGGTGCCGGGCGAGCAGGTCATCAGCCCGAAGACCTCGGCGATGATGCGTCGCCTCTTCCGCTTCGTGGTCACCGACGGCACGGCGAAGTCGGCCAACGCCAAGGGTTACGTCGTTGGCGGCAAGACCGGCACGGCGGACAAGCAGAAGGGCCGGAGCTATGCCCGGAACTCCCGCATGTCGTCGTTCCTCGGCGCCTTCCCGATGCACGACCCCCGCTACATCGTCTATGTCCTGATCGACGAGCCAAAGGGCACCAAGAAGACCTACGGCTTCGCCACCGGCGGCTGGGTCGCCGCTCCCGCGGTCGGCCGGATCGTGAAGCAGATCGGCCCGCTGCTGGGCGTCCAGCCGGTGGACGAGGCTTCCCCAGAGGTCATCAACGCCACCTACATCAACACCGCCGGTCAGACGACCCCTCCCGCACCGCCGCCTCCGCCCGCGCAACCGAAAGGCAGCACCGTTGCTTCTGTCCCACCTGCTGGCAACAAGCCGCGCTGA
- the ftsL gene encoding cell division protein FtsL, protein MKYKSALFWGGLIAAAGFVLFETSYEVQELEEKLGSLNRKIMVEQEAIQVLKAEWSFLNDPTRLETLSREHLALQPTEARQFVAMNIVPMRPSPTVAPEEAPLPPMVRNQTPGKAPNVATASTGDSVVGGGAIVQGGIQGGVIIPASASPIKPAPIKPSAIVPASAKVPPLPSAAKSAPAPVVTTKPTEVATKPPVTSRTLAPPPVARPQPQQAGFQAAPPPAAPAQHDSIGLLVARLGANR, encoded by the coding sequence ATGAAATACAAATCCGCACTTTTCTGGGGTGGCCTGATCGCCGCCGCCGGCTTCGTCCTGTTCGAGACCAGCTACGAGGTTCAGGAGCTGGAGGAAAAGCTGGGCTCGCTCAACCGCAAGATCATGGTGGAGCAGGAGGCCATTCAGGTCCTGAAGGCCGAATGGAGTTTCCTCAACGACCCGACCCGTCTCGAGACCCTGTCGCGCGAGCATCTGGCGCTGCAGCCGACCGAGGCGCGCCAGTTCGTGGCGATGAACATCGTCCCGATGCGCCCCTCCCCCACCGTCGCGCCGGAAGAGGCTCCGCTGCCGCCGATGGTCCGCAACCAGACGCCGGGCAAGGCGCCGAACGTGGCAACGGCCTCCACCGGGGACAGCGTCGTGGGCGGCGGCGCCATCGTTCAGGGCGGCATTCAGGGCGGCGTGATCATTCCGGCCTCGGCCTCGCCGATCAAGCCGGCCCCGATCAAGCCCTCGGCCATCGTGCCCGCCTCGGCCAAAGTGCCGCCCCTGCCCTCCGCCGCCAAATCGGCCCCGGCGCCCGTGGTGACGACCAAGCCGACGGAGGTCGCCACCAAGCCGCCGGTCACCTCCCGGACGCTGGCGCCGCCGCCCGTGGCCCGTCCGCAGCCGCAGCAGGCCGGCTTCCAGGCCGCCCCGCCGCCGGCCGCGCCGGCCCAGCATGACAGCATCGGTCTTCTCGTCGCCCGTCTCGGAGCCAACCGATGA